The Planctomycetaceae bacterium genome contains the following window.
GGAGTTCACTGACTTTCGCCGGATGCTGGATCAGGCCACGGATGTCGACGCCGTCCTGTGCGCGACTCCCGATCATACTCACGCGGTCGTCTCCGTGGCGGCGATGCGAGCCGGCAGGCACGTGTACTGCGAAAAGCCGCTGACTCATAACGTGGCCGAAGCCCGGCTGGTGGCGCGCGTGGCTCGTGAAACCGGCCTGGCGACTCAAATGGGCAACCAGGGACATTCCAATGACGGTATTCGCCAGACGGTGGAATGGGTTCAGGCCGGGGCGATTGGAAACGTCACCGCCGTGCACGCCTGGGTTCCGGCGACGCGCTGGAACGTCGGACTCAAGGGAGCGCCGACAACGGCAGATCGTCCGCCCGCGGGACTCGACTGGGACCTGTGGCTGGGTCCGCGAGACGACCGGCCCTTCCATTCCACGTATGCTCCCGTTTCGTGGCGCGATTACTGGCAGTTCGGCTGTGGAGCAATGGGTGACTTCGGCTGCCACGACTTGGATTCCGCCTGCTGGGCGTTAAACCTGAAGGCTCCGGATGTCGTGGAAATGCATCCTGCCGGTTACATGGACAAGGACATCGCTCCCTATGGCGAAATCGGTTACTTCGATTTCTCGGAACGTGGTGATCAGAAAGCTGTGCGAATCACCTGGTACAGCGGAGGTCTTCAGCCGCCGCGTCCAGGTGAACTGCCGGTCGGCCTGGAACTGCCGCGTCGCGGAGTCCTGTTTGTCGGCGACAGGGGCATTCTTGTCTGCGGCGGCGCGGGAGGACCG
Protein-coding sequences here:
- a CDS encoding Gfo/Idh/MocA family oxidoreductase, which encodes EFTDFRRMLDQATDVDAVLCATPDHTHAVVSVAAMRAGRHVYCEKPLTHNVAEARLVARVARETGLATQMGNQGHSNDGIRQTVEWVQAGAIGNVTAVHAWVPATRWNVGLKGAPTTADRPPAGLDWDLWLGPRDDRPFHSTYAPVSWRDYWQFGCGAMGDFGCHDLDSACWALNLKAPDVVEMHPAGYMDKDIAPYGEIGYFDFSERGDQKAVRITWYSGGLQPPRPGELPVGLELPRRGVLFVGDRGILVCGGAGGPAELFPESRRAEFTPPQPTIPRSNGHHRDWIDAIKGGPAASSNFEYGARLTEITLLGVASLRTGKRLVWDYDNMTAKGVPEAEVVLNGSYRPGWKPA